One Sediminicola sp. YIK13 DNA segment encodes these proteins:
- the ilvC gene encoding ketol-acid reductoisomerase: MANYFNTLSLREQLTQLGKCRFMQAAEFSDGVSALKGKKIVIVGCGAQGLNQGLNMRDSGMDISYTLRAAAIKEQRQSYKNAKENGFNVGTYEELVPTADVVINLTPDKQHTSVVSAVMPLMKKGATLSYSHGFNIVEEGMQIREDLTVIMVAPKCPGSEVREEYKRGFGVPTLIAVHPNNDPEGKGLAQAKAYAVATGGHKAGVLESSFVAEVKSDLMGEQTILCGLLQTGSILCFDKMVEKGIDKGYASKLIQYGWETVTEGLKYGGITNMMDRLSNPAKIKAFELSEELKEIMRPLFNKHMDDIMSGHFSKTMMEDWANDDKNLHTWRAATGETAFEKTPAGSDKITEQDFYDHGVLMVAMVRAGVELAFEAMTASGIIAESAYYESLHETPLIANTIARKKLFEMNRVISDTAEYGCYLFDHACKPLLKDFMTKIDTDVIGKNYGEGKGNGVDNAKLIAVNKALRNHPVEVVGNRLRASMTAMKRIV; the protein is encoded by the coding sequence ATGGCAAATTATTTTAATACACTATCCTTAAGAGAACAACTGACCCAATTGGGTAAATGTAGGTTTATGCAAGCCGCAGAATTTTCAGATGGTGTATCCGCCTTAAAAGGAAAAAAGATTGTAATTGTAGGTTGCGGGGCCCAAGGCCTCAACCAAGGTTTGAATATGAGGGACTCAGGAATGGATATTTCCTATACCCTTAGAGCAGCAGCTATCAAAGAACAACGCCAATCGTATAAAAATGCCAAAGAAAATGGCTTTAATGTTGGGACCTATGAAGAATTGGTGCCTACTGCCGATGTAGTGATAAACCTTACCCCGGATAAGCAACATACCAGCGTAGTTTCTGCTGTAATGCCCCTTATGAAAAAAGGAGCGACATTATCTTATTCCCATGGTTTTAACATCGTGGAAGAAGGGATGCAGATCCGTGAGGACCTTACTGTAATTATGGTTGCGCCAAAGTGCCCAGGATCGGAAGTTCGCGAAGAGTATAAAAGAGGCTTTGGAGTGCCAACCTTGATTGCGGTGCATCCAAACAATGATCCAGAGGGCAAAGGCTTGGCTCAGGCTAAAGCTTATGCGGTAGCAACAGGAGGACATAAGGCAGGAGTTTTGGAGTCTTCTTTTGTGGCAGAGGTGAAATCGGATTTAATGGGGGAACAAACCATTTTATGTGGGTTGTTGCAAACGGGATCTATTTTATGTTTCGATAAAATGGTTGAAAAGGGCATTGATAAAGGGTATGCCTCAAAATTGATACAATACGGTTGGGAAACTGTTACCGAGGGCTTAAAATATGGTGGAATTACCAATATGATGGACCGCTTGTCCAACCCGGCAAAAATAAAGGCCTTTGAACTTTCAGAAGAACTAAAGGAAATTATGCGTCCCTTGTTCAATAAGCATATGGACGATATTATGAGCGGACATTTTTCCAAAACCATGATGGAAGATTGGGCCAATGACGATAAAAACTTACATACTTGGAGGGCTGCAACGGGTGAAACAGCTTTTGAAAAGACTCCTGCTGGATCTGATAAAATTACCGAACAGGATTTCTATGACCATGGCGTATTGATGGTGGCAATGGTTAGAGCGGGTGTAGAATTGGCATTTGAGGCAATGACGGCTTCAGGTATTATAGCGGAGTCCGCGTATTATGAGTCGTTGCATGAAACTCCTCTAATAGCCAATACCATAGCCAGAAAGAAATTGTTTGAAATGAACCGTGTAATTTCTGATACTGCAGAATATGGCTGCTATTTGTTCGACCATGCTTGTAAGCCATTGTTGAAGGACTTTATGACAAAGATTGATACTGATGTAATCGGTAAGAATTATGGCGAAGGTAAGGGCAATGGAGTGGATAATGCAAAATTGATTGCAGTGAACAAGGCTTTGAGAAACCATCCTGTTGAAGTGGTAGGTAACCGTTTACGTGCCTCGATGACAGCGATGAAACGTATCGTTTAA
- the ilvA gene encoding threonine ammonia-lyase IlvA, whose protein sequence is MTKTVSTYFPKIEDIKRAAKVIRQVADITPLTQSIRYSKQFEANILLKREDLHRVRSYKIRGAFNKISSLSKEELAKGVVCASAGNHAQGVAFACNYLGIHGTVYMPSVTPKQKVEQTKMFGGEWVTVILVGDTFDDSSKAAKKACQEQGKTFVHPFDDPKTIEGQGTVGLEILDQTNLPIDYVFVAIGGGGLASGLIGVFNALSPNTKIIGVEPEGAPSMKTSIEKGVNTELREIDKFVDGAAVQRVGDYTFAICKDHLNDMITIPEGKVCQTILDLYNRDAIVVEPAGALTIAALDYFKDDIKDKNVVCIVGGSNNDITRTAEIKERALLYGKLKHYFIVRFPQRPGALKQFVAEILGPDDDITHFEYSKKSSKENAPAIVGIELKSPDDLEPLISRMKDKNFFGEYLNDKPDLFQYLI, encoded by the coding sequence ATGACAAAAACTGTATCTACATATTTTCCTAAAATTGAGGATATAAAAAGGGCAGCCAAAGTGATTAGGCAAGTGGCCGATATTACCCCTTTGACCCAAAGTATCAGGTATTCCAAGCAGTTTGAAGCAAATATTTTGCTCAAGCGGGAGGATCTTCATAGGGTAAGGTCTTACAAAATCAGAGGGGCCTTCAATAAAATAAGCTCACTCTCAAAAGAAGAGCTGGCCAAAGGAGTAGTTTGCGCCAGTGCGGGAAATCATGCTCAGGGTGTGGCCTTTGCCTGTAATTATTTGGGGATTCATGGTACGGTTTATATGCCTTCGGTAACACCAAAACAGAAAGTGGAACAGACAAAAATGTTTGGTGGAGAATGGGTAACCGTCATCTTGGTAGGGGATACATTTGACGATTCCTCAAAAGCAGCAAAGAAAGCCTGTCAAGAACAAGGGAAGACCTTTGTACATCCTTTTGATGATCCTAAGACGATTGAGGGGCAGGGTACTGTTGGATTGGAGATTTTGGATCAGACTAATCTTCCTATCGATTATGTTTTTGTAGCCATTGGAGGGGGAGGTTTGGCATCAGGGTTAATTGGGGTTTTCAATGCCCTGTCCCCGAATACCAAGATCATTGGAGTAGAGCCAGAAGGGGCACCCTCCATGAAAACATCCATAGAAAAAGGAGTTAATACAGAGTTGAGGGAGATTGATAAATTTGTGGACGGAGCAGCGGTACAACGCGTAGGCGACTACACTTTTGCCATTTGCAAAGACCATCTCAACGACATGATCACCATCCCGGAGGGAAAAGTCTGCCAGACCATTTTGGACCTCTACAATAGGGATGCTATTGTAGTGGAGCCAGCAGGAGCATTGACAATTGCAGCCTTGGACTATTTTAAGGATGATATAAAAGACAAAAATGTGGTATGTATTGTCGGCGGTAGTAATAACGATATAACCCGTACGGCTGAGATTAAGGAGAGGGCTCTATTATATGGAAAATTGAAGCATTACTTTATTGTGAGATTTCCGCAAAGACCAGGTGCTTTAAAACAATTTGTAGCAGAAATATTAGGCCCCGATGATGATATCACCCATTTTGAGTATTCCAAGAAATCCAGTAAAGAAAATGCCCCTGCAATTGTCGGCATTGAATTGAAAAGTCCAGATGATTTGGAGCCCCTTATTTCACGAATGAAGGACAAGAATTTTTTTGGAGAGTATCTCAATGACAAACCGGACCTCTTTCAATACTTAATTTAA
- a CDS encoding NADP-dependent glyceraldehyde-3-phosphate dehydrogenase — MSKKSNIPAEFEITNVIHHNTYLVDGELKKWEGNSTEVYSTISSTEAYKPTLLGSIPDMDEKSALDALGGALKAYNQGQGAWPTMRISDRIECMEKFVKKMEAKRNEVVKLLMWEIGKSLPDSEKEFDRTVDYIYDTIEDYKQLDRDAAKFKKHDGVYAHIRRGPLGVVLCLGPYNYPLNETFALLIPAIIMGNTTIFKPAKHGVLLITPLLEAFRSSFPKGVVNIIFGRGRTVASPIMKTGKVDVLALIGNSKSANALQEQHPKSNRLRLVLGLEAKNPAIILPDADMDLTIDECIAGTLSFNGQRCTALKVVYVHEDIQEEFNKRFAERVDALKFGNPWENGVKLTPLPEPGKPAYIQELIDDALSKGAKIINKKGGKHSDNYIWPAVLYPVTKDMRVYQEEQFGPVIPILSFKDIEEPLDDMAASNYGQQVSLFGKDVYALAPLIDTLVNLVCRVNLNSSCQRGPDVYPFTGRKDSAQATLSVHDALRSFSIRTFVASKDNALNNEILEKLLDSKLSNFISTDYIL; from the coding sequence ATGAGCAAAAAATCAAATATACCAGCTGAATTTGAAATTACCAATGTGATCCATCACAATACCTATTTGGTAGATGGAGAGCTTAAGAAATGGGAAGGAAATTCCACCGAGGTATACTCCACCATATCATCAACGGAGGCCTATAAACCTACCTTATTGGGAAGTATTCCCGATATGGACGAAAAATCGGCCCTAGATGCCTTGGGGGGTGCGTTGAAAGCCTATAACCAAGGGCAAGGTGCATGGCCTACCATGAGGATCAGTGATCGAATTGAGTGTATGGAGAAGTTCGTCAAGAAAATGGAGGCGAAAAGAAATGAGGTCGTGAAATTGCTGATGTGGGAAATAGGCAAATCCCTGCCAGATTCTGAAAAGGAGTTCGATCGTACCGTAGATTACATTTACGACACCATAGAGGATTATAAGCAGTTGGACAGGGATGCTGCGAAATTTAAAAAGCACGATGGGGTTTATGCCCATATCCGCAGGGGTCCATTGGGAGTGGTTCTTTGTCTGGGACCTTACAATTATCCGCTGAACGAAACCTTCGCCCTATTAATCCCTGCCATTATCATGGGGAACACCACTATTTTTAAACCAGCAAAACACGGGGTCTTGTTAATTACTCCCTTATTGGAAGCTTTTAGATCCAGTTTTCCAAAAGGGGTTGTCAATATTATTTTTGGTAGGGGAAGAACAGTGGCAAGCCCGATCATGAAAACGGGAAAAGTAGATGTACTTGCCTTGATCGGGAACAGTAAATCTGCCAATGCACTGCAAGAACAACACCCTAAAAGCAATAGATTGCGATTGGTCTTGGGCCTAGAGGCCAAAAATCCGGCTATTATCCTTCCTGACGCCGATATGGACCTTACAATAGATGAATGTATAGCAGGAACATTATCCTTCAATGGACAGCGTTGTACAGCCTTAAAAGTGGTTTATGTGCATGAGGATATACAGGAAGAGTTCAATAAACGCTTTGCTGAAAGGGTAGATGCCCTGAAGTTTGGCAATCCGTGGGAGAATGGCGTAAAGCTAACCCCCTTACCGGAACCTGGAAAACCAGCCTATATTCAAGAATTGATAGACGATGCACTTTCTAAGGGCGCAAAAATAATAAACAAAAAAGGCGGTAAGCATTCCGATAATTATATTTGGCCTGCGGTATTGTACCCGGTTACAAAAGATATGAGGGTATATCAGGAAGAACAGTTTGGACCTGTGATACCCATACTTTCATTTAAGGATATTGAAGAGCCCTTGGATGACATGGCGGCCTCAAATTATGGGCAACAGGTAAGTTTGTTCGGGAAGGATGTATATGCCTTGGCTCCCCTGATAGATACCTTGGTAAATTTGGTGTGCAGGGTCAATTTGAACAGCTCCTGTCAGCGTGGACCGGATGTGTACCCTTTTACAGGGCGTAAAGATTCTGCACAGGCTACCCTGAGTGTACATGACGCACTGCGTTCGTTCTCCATACGTACTTTTGTGGCCAGCAAGGACAATGCCCTGAACAATGAAATCCTCGAAAAACTATTGGATTCCAAGCTATCAAATTTTATAAGTACGGACTATATACTTTAA